A window of Anas acuta chromosome 5, bAnaAcu1.1, whole genome shotgun sequence genomic DNA:
TTTAAATGACTGCAAAACTGGGGCTCCCATGCTAGTTCTGGCAGATGTATTAATGCAAAATGGATGTGTTGGCTTAAGACAAAGCATCTTGCTGTACAGTAGAGCAAAGCAGTTTGTTTCCAGATGACTTTAACCCCTTTTATGAAATCCAGTGTGGAACGCTGCTTTCATACCACTAGAAAGGATAAAGTTATCTACCCTTTGTTAGAGAAAACACTAATGTTTGTGTTGTTAGCTGGTGTAATCACCCCGTATGTGGGAAAACTAACAAtataaccatttattttttttgaaaaaaggaaagaaaaaatgcataagttgttgtatatgtatatgtgttaATTAACTCTATTTATAGTACTGCAGTGTTTAAAGGGCTAGTTGGTCATCCCCTTAgactttaaatttttaatataactGAACAGTGGGAAAGCTTCTTAGATAAGCCAGAATTTTACTTCCACCCTGacttttaagcttttttttttttttgccagtgatCGTGTTCCACAAGGGGGAGGGGGCTGGTGGGACACGCAGAGAGAGCTGGAGCCTGCAGGTCAGGCTGAGAAACCTGCCAGCGAGCTGATCTCAGAGCTGGCAAACTTCTTATCCCTGGTTTGTTGATGTGATgtataaaattgcttttttgcttttaactgCCTTTACTTTCTGAGCTAGGGGCTGTCTTCATTAACAGCAAAAGTGTTACTTTGTTGTAGATGAGAGATAAGCCTCATCACGGGAGAGTTACCTAGTAAGTATAGCCCAGGTGaacacttctgtttctctcaGTCTTAATTTATTCCAAAATGTAATAGTTCAAATAAAGCTCTGAAAGACttatgaagcttttttttcctttttagttttAAAGTGATGTGTCCCTCTTCTACAACTATGACATGGAGGGAGTGGGGTTTAAATAtccctttaaaaatgaaaataaaaatgtaaagtctTATTCTGAACCCTCTTTCTGGTATGCATTTCTCACTGTATGCACTTCCACACACAGTGGCtataaaactgaatttcaggCAAACTGTTGTTGAGGTCTTATCCACAACATGTCCTTGGAAGAAACTTCCATTGCTCAAACAACTCTATTTCACACATCATTAATTGTTTGGACTGTtagaagggtttttttgtttgccttttttttttttttttttttttagtcttgaGTACCTCTGTGTAAGTTTTTAGCAATGTGAAATTACAGTATGTTACTATTGTACTTAAACACTCAGTAACAGTGGTTTCAAAtaagacaaacaaaatgaaagaacacaATGATTGTTGGCAAATTAATAGAATAGACAGTTAACCTTTGTAATTAATTCATTCATATATGTATACTCACTAAATTAAAACTTGTTGAAGTTAGTATTAAAACACAAAGTTTCATACACATTCATTGTCTCATCTGGCAGTCTGTAACTATGGTGCCAGTTTGCACCCTAATGTGGTCATTATTGTTTAAAGCAAAGAGCTGCTTTTCATTCTTAGGCCTGATGTGTCAGTACTTaactttctgaatatttaattctACAACATTACAGTTGGTCAATATTTCACGTATCATTTACATAAAGATAGTAGAAGCTCTATGCCAATAGGAAACTCAACCTATATACAGACTATCTATGATAATTCTAAGCTGTTAAAGATAACTGCACGCAAAAGTAAAAAGGTTCCTAAGCTGTAATTATTTCAACGTTTATACATTTGAAAGTCCCTTGATTTTACAGCTGGGGtttgaaataaagcaataaattaaattgaaattagCAATAAAACCATAAATGGAGTAAGACCTACATTTTGTGCAGTTCTGACTTGTTAAGGTGTATAACTTTGCTTATGGGTCTGCTTCTtgagcagtttttaaaaaatccactaCATCCTCCCCCATgactttgaataaaaaaaaggatttattttacttgaatTCTAGTCTAAGCTTACTCTCAATTTCAATTCTAAGgtgttttaaaaccttttcaATCTTGGCAGACCCAAGGTGATCCAGCCTTAGAGTATGGCTAACATAAACTAATGTGCATGCTAAAAAGacactaaaaacaaaagtttagatttacaaaacatgaaatgaCATTGTAGTAATGTCAAAAATGCTGacactattttttcccttgaagaAAGCTAACCTTAATAGGGACTTCTGATAAACCACATCCCCAGATTGTTTCTAGACCCACATCATCTTATTTCattgtggtggtgttggttCTGTTATTATTTTAGGCAAAGAGGgataaaaaagaatttgaagtCAGGAATCCTTTACAGAGACCTAATAATCCCttcttttgttcaaaataagaatcttgaacttttttttgcCCTGGAGTTGCAGCAGCAGTAAATGGTTGATAAGTATCTTCTCAGGAATATTGCAGCCCTCCAAGCTGGAGATGAGAGGCAGATATCTAACTTCACCACTCCAGCGAAACCAGCTTACTGAGTTGATTGCAGTGCAGAGTTTTGGATGTACGAAGTAACTTTGAGCCTTTCTGTTTGTTGAAGTGTGCTTAAGGCAAATTAGCAGGAAAACCTGAATTGGACTTTCAcattaaaggttaaaaaaacacCTAGAAAATGTGACTGTCTCCTAATGTCATCAGAAACAGTAGCATCATCTGTCCAGCAGGCCATTCCATGTCAGTTTCAGGAAAGTTAATTTACTACAAACATTAAAGGCTTGAAACAGCCACACCCTTGcaaattgtttgctttcagcaagttaaaaaaacagacaagattTAAAGGGAGGagtgactttttattattttccttaagcAACTGTAAGATATCTTAAGTCTCTTCCCATCtaacctcagaaaaaaaaatctgatctcAGTGAAGGGCCCCAAGCCCAGTAGCCAGAAACACTAGATGTGTTGTTGTTGAAAGTTTCCAGCCTTTTAAATCATCCCTATTTCATGCTTGActtgtaaataatttattataaaaatgctATCAGGTTTGTACAGATATTCCTTAGTGTGGACAGAAATATTCTTGGCAGCTAAAGAAAGCACTTGTTGTAGTCACTATGGGAAAATCTGAAATTCTAGAAAACAGTGTACCCTGTTGTATTTCCAGATACCAGTTTTCTAATTTTCACAATAAATTAATAACCCTTCTcccttcaattttttttttgccccttgCCCCTCCCCAAATAATTGTAAACACttacagaatgtttttaaatgattttgcCACATATGGCATTCCAGTGTCCAGCCTTTGCTCTTGCATATACATTTCTATAGCAAATCTCCATACAAGTCACTAGTTTACCAGTTATGCTGCTCTTGCCATACACATCAGTATCTCATACAACTTTTTATAGGTTCGCCTACAAGTTCAAAATGTAGAGAAACCTCTCTACCGTGGGACCTTCCATTGCTTTCAGTCCATCATAAAGCAAGAATCTGTAAGTATGAAGTTAATGCTTTgtgtattttgaaatttcatatgtattttgtatgagaagggaaggaaagctgCTCAAAAAACCTACAAATATCATAGATCAAGAGAAGAGCATACTCTGAACCTCACATGACCACAGTGCAGATACTTTAGTcttaactaaataaaaattaaaagcacatAACTCTTCCATCAGCATTTTCAGGCTTGGTAACTTAAGTTTAGAAGTTCACCAGATAGTAAGTTGGAAGTTTAAATTTAACTTTAACATTGAAAAGTTAACTTTTAAATAACTATATATTTGAATAGCTAATTTCCTGAGAATGCAagcaatgagaaaagaaaatggtgtGGACTtttttgtgggcttttttttttttttttaagctttaagaCCATAACTAAAAGGTTGACTTTGACATTTGTACCACTAAAAAACATTTAGTTGTTTGTGTCCTAGGCAGTGATGTACAAAGCAACATTAGACTGATCTTCTGGCACTGTTGGGAAGTTAGAGCACAAGTAAGAGCCAGAGAGGACATTTTCTGCACAGTTTCAGGAGGCTGTCAACACTACTgttaaaaagtttgttttttttttttccttcttccatcaGGCTTTTGGACTTTATAAAGGTATTGGGTCACCAATGATGGGACTTACCTTCATTAATGCCCTTGTGTTTGGTGTACAAGGAAATACCCTTCGTGCCCTTGGCAAAGACACTCCTCTGAACCAATTCCTTGCGGGGTCAGCAGCAGGGGCTATTCAGTGCATCATCTGCTGCCCCATGGAGTTGGCAAAGACAAGAATGCAGCTACAAGGAACAGGTGAATACAAACTAAAAACGAAGAACTATAAAAATTCTCTGGATTGTTTGATCAAAATCTATCGAAAGGAAGGGCTGAGGGGCATCAACAGGGGCATGGTCTCCACATTAATAAGAGAGACTCCAAGCTTTGGCTTTTACTTCTTGACCTATGACTGCATGACCAGGTATTTAGGCTGTGAAGCTGAAGACAGTTACGTTATTCCCAAACTGCTGTTTTCTGGAGGGATGTCAGGGATCGTGTCCTGGCTCTCCACCTACCCCGTGGATGTGATCAAGTCCCGGCTCCAGGCGGACGGCGTCGGGGGCGTTACACAGTACAACGGGATCCTAGACTGTGTCAGGAAGAGCTACCACGAAGAAGGCTGGAGGGTCTTTACAAGAGGCCTTACTTCTACGCTTCTCCGTGCTTTTCCTGTCAATGCAGCTACTTTTGCTACTGTCACTGTGTTCCTAATGTACATGAGGTCGGAAGATGACCTTCGGGAATGTGAACCGGGTCCGGTAATCCAGCAGCCTTCCAGTCTGTGAGCACCACCTGTTTGTTCTTGACCCAAAGCCCAGCTGGTTTTTAACTGTAAACAGTCGATCCGCACAAGTAGTGTAAATGTATGCTACCTGTATAAAGAATTCCTAAATGTGTTAAATTAGGATTTCATCTCATTACTTGTACAAACAGCATCCAGCCTTACCAAGGACTTAATATCCTGTAGTAGCCAAGTAAGACGGGGACCTGCCTTTAGAAAGTACTGTACAGTTGTGGCTCCAGAAGAGGATCTGGAGAATCTCATAGTACCAGGAATCAGGTTTTCTTCCACCCATGTTCTGAATGACTGAGCTGAATTGAATGCAGAAAtgtctgcagaaaagaaacGCTTCTTGTTTGTAACAGGAGCAAGTACAGGCCTCCAATGTGAGgtagggggaaggaggaggaagttAAGTGTTGGAGGCATTTTGCAGGTAACCCTGAACTGTTTAAGACATGGACTAGCATTCAGCTAGCCCTGTTGTGTTTtacttttcctctgcttttaagTGTCAGTTTTGTTTAGTAGCATCATTGTTCATAATGGTTtgctaaagaaataatttgcttCTAAGCCACTCCCTTGCCTTTCAGCTTTGAATAAATATCTTAAGCACAAAGTTAGCATTTGCACTTATATGCAGATGTGCCTTTACATTTCAAGGCTAGTAAGGATTTAGGGAAACTCAAAGCTATCCAGATCAATATTATCAGCCTTCACCTCTACTTCTTTGGCAGGTGCACAGAGCACATTGCCTAGTTTCAGACCAAGCAGACTTTGTTCTTTAAGTTAATGCAACTTTGTGCCACTTCACCCAACCTGCAACCTAGCCGCCAGTGATGTACAGAAGTCAAAAGTCCTACCTGTGTTGTTGCGCAAAGTGTTTGTGGGTGTAATGTTAGCTTAGCAGCTTGAAGTACTGTGGAAATACATACACCTGTAGACCTGGAGGTTTCCTACCTTTCCAGAAAATAGGGGTGCGTCTGTAATGGCTGGTGTTCGATACACTTGCATTATGCATTTAAAGAATACTGATGTCTATGTATTTAGTTACAGTGCTACtagaaagaagactgaaaagggTTTTGTAGATTTTCCTTGTTACATGAATCCGCTGTGATTTCTTTTGTAGCAGTCTGTTCAAGAGGGATTGCTTTAGAGCTATGAACAGCTATTTTAGCATTTGAAGCGAGAACTACACATATTTGGCACAAATAGCCAGGAGAGAGGAGTGCATGCGGGttgaaaaatgttctaaaaacGTATCAAGCTAGGTCAGTAAGTACAGCTTCTTACACTTTCAGATGGGACACGTGCAATATGTGTTtaatttaaatggatttttttttaaagaaaccttATTTCATAGCATTTTGCACTGTAACAAAATATGCTGGAGAAACCTGTAAAACTGGTATGTCTTTTTATACCTTGAAGGTATGTTGGGTGTTTTAGTGCCTACTTGCACTGAGATTCAAATTGAATGTTAAACCTGTCTACTAAGCTGCACATGCACAACTCACAGCAAAGACCATTTACACCTTTGTACAGTAGTCTGGAATGATTGTATATAAAATTGAGGGAataaatttgtaaaaaaaaaaaaaaaaaaaaaagttgatgtCAGTTCTTTAACCTCTTATGTTTTATTcagacatttatttgttttaaatctagCTGTCAAAAGGGTGGGTTTTCTGGCTTTTGCCTGAAGGAATGTGTTCTCCATCTGCCTTTCATGCACCCCGGGAAGGAAAGCATCCCGCTCTGGCTTGGAGCACATCAGGTGGCTGAAGCAAAGATGGAAAATTGCCTCACCTGGCTTCTTCAAAACGATCTTTTCAGCAAGTACCTCACTTGAAGCTGATAGAGCTACAAATAGAACAGCCCTGCCTTTAGAGCAGGCAGGGCACTTGGACCCATCACACTGCATTGATTTGGTCTAAGCAGAGTTGAACAGCACCAAGGCTACACAACTGCTGCAGGCAAGGCTAGGGTCCCTGCACATTCATAGCTGTCAAGTACCAGGTCTGAATCaggtgtggttttgtttctagCTCTTCAATATTTCCATGTTCATTTAGGTTTTCAGGGAATTTTACTTTCATTCTGCTCTACTGTAGATCTGTCCTATTTAATGGGCACGTACTGCACTTGGAGTTTTTCCCCTTACTGAGGTAAGGGCAAGGTCCCAGCAgcattgttctttatttttgacTTGCTCtacccagcctgcagcagatgGAGCAATTAGCCCACAAAAACCATCAATACTggaggcaaggaaaaaaaaagccatgcagGAAAGCAGGATGTGGTTAcaacctataaaaaaaaaaaaaaacattgctaatAGGAAGTTATATCAGGGACTGGCTCCCTCATTGGTCTTTTCatataaatgaaagaaaccCTGTCAAAGCatcagaaaagggaaaggcCACCCCTTCCCCAGCTAGTCCTGATGAGGTTCTAGTTAAGCACATTGTGTTCTCTCAGCAGGAGCAACAGCTTTGAACTGtggaacagaaacaaatacttGGAATAAGCAACAGAGTGTCTTCAGAAAGACAGCCCCTAGAAGGCAGTCAACTCATTAAATCAAAAAGGCTAAACAGCATTTTACTCACAGTATTCACTAAAGCATTCTTTACAGAAATTCATCCATATGGAACTTGAAGGAAATAATCAGAAGCAGGCACTGGAGATTACTGATACTGCGTGATGAACAAGTTTTAAGGAGAGGGTAGAAGCCAGCTTTCAACCTAGTCTGATGTCAGCTGCTTGAGATCTGTgctatttcaaatatttaagtcAAGCTAGAAATAGCTTCGGCCTTTTTAAACACAGTTCAGTTCCTTCCTACCAGAAGTTTGACACGTCGGCCCATTTAACCAAGTCAGAACTGTTTTCTGCCTCCCCAGACACTCCCACAAGCATCGTGGCACTGGGTGGGAGAAGCTCCTCAAGAACAGAAGGGAATAGGAAGGTAAAACTCAGTGAAAGGTAACCTACCACCAAGTCCTAAAGCTTTACTCTTATGATCCACCCCGTAGCAGTGTTGGTTATACAAGTCTTCCAACTTAGAGCCACAAATAGGTCAGTATAGCAAATCTGAGCTAAAATTCCACTCTTGTGTCTGTCACCatagaatttgtatttttatttgtcctCTATACCTTGACTTTCTTTTCATCCATTAAGCATCTCGCTACTTTTTCAAGtgaactataaaaaaaaataaagtgataaGAAAATGTGTACATTGCAGATACAGGACAGGTAGCATATTGGGAAAATCATTAAGACCTAAATAGGAAAATTGACCTTGCAGAGAATGGAAGTGTTTGTTCTGTGAAATTAAGCATATTCACTATCACGCTGGAAAATACGTGTTAACAGCTGTTGGTATAGCCAGACTTTTGATATGTACTTAGTTAAAGAACAACTTAAAGCCTAGAAGCTTGCCAAATATCATTAAATTAGCAGAAACTGCAATGAAACCTCTTTCCTACCAGAGAAGGAGCCATGGAAAATAGAAACTTGCTGAAGGCAACATGCCATACCAAGCACTGTAATCATGGGGTGAGATGAAGGATATAAAGGACCATCTGACTCTGGGA
This region includes:
- the SLC25A29 gene encoding mitochondrial basic amino acids transporter isoform X1, whose amino-acid sequence is MRRRCCRSACRTPLRHRQGSPTSSKCRETSLPWDLPLLSVHHKARICSDVQSNIRLIFWHCWEVRAQAFGLYKGIGSPMMGLTFINALVFGVQGNTLRALGKDTPLNQFLAGSAAGAIQCIICCPMELAKTRMQLQGTGEYKLKTKNYKNSLDCLIKIYRKEGLRGINRGMVSTLIRETPSFGFYFLTYDCMTRYLGCEAEDSYVIPKLLFSGGMSGIVSWLSTYPVDVIKSRLQADGVGGVTQYNGILDCVRKSYHEEGWRVFTRGLTSTLLRAFPVNAATFATVTVFLMYMRSEDDLRECEPGPVIQQPSSL
- the SLC25A29 gene encoding mitochondrial basic amino acids transporter isoform X2, which encodes MALDFLAGCVGGAAGVLVGHPFDTVKVRLQVQNVEKPLYRGTFHCFQSIIKQESAFGLYKGIGSPMMGLTFINALVFGVQGNTLRALGKDTPLNQFLAGSAAGAIQCIICCPMELAKTRMQLQGTGEYKLKTKNYKNSLDCLIKIYRKEGLRGINRGMVSTLIRETPSFGFYFLTYDCMTRYLGCEAEDSYVIPKLLFSGGMSGIVSWLSTYPVDVIKSRLQADGVGGVTQYNGILDCVRKSYHEEGWRVFTRGLTSTLLRAFPVNAATFATVTVFLMYMRSEDDLRECEPGPVIQQPSSL